cctggatgtaATGCATATATCGaggagtcacagactcaggattCGTGGTCGACCATTTAAGgcagacatgaggaggaatttttgtATTCAGAGgactgggaatctttggaattctctgtcccagagcgatgtgcatgctgaatctctgaatatattcaaggccgagattggtagatttttggagtcgagtaaAATCGACGGATAATGGAATCGGGcgctaaagtggagttgaggtcgatgatcaaccatgatcttattgaatggtggacaagGCTGGATGGACCatacggccttctcctgctccaaatctttatgttcttttgtttctttatctACACTGCTGCATCAAACACATCCAGGCAggcacagcattggttagatataaATTAAAATTCCTTCTGCACattcgctccatctctccctctcaagcTTTCTCTCTcgttgcctctccctctccctcccatcggctctctccctctccgaccatctctctttgcctctctcgcactccgtctctctctcatctctctctctcgcaccatctccttcccatcttctctctctctctcctttccaccatctctttctcggtctctgtctctctcttgctgtgtCTCTTATTTAACCAAAGTTCTCGCAATTCTGGGACCATCACTTTAGACTGCTACCTTGCGCAAGTCAATCTGCTATTTAAAACTGTTGCGAGATGGAAACCAGGGAATGATATATCACTAAAATTCTATGTGTTGTCGGACATGTACCTGAGTCTGCAATTAAGTGTAGGGTTTATGAACAACTAAaatattttcagttggtcagagagtgccagcattgatttgtgaaagattGGTCTTGCTTGACAAAGGTTGCGAGATCTCGGCGAAATGCGAGGTGAGAGGAAGAACAGGGGAGGCCCGAGAGCAGAGGGGGCatgggcgggagcaggagcagatTTGGAATAAACAGCGCGGCATGCTCGTGTGCGGAGGCGGCGAGATGGGGAATGAAAATAGATTTGCAAGCATCTCATCACATGCAGAATTTGAAAGCTTGACGTCAGAGTGAAATACCCAAACTGCGCTCGGCAAATGGGATGAAAATGATTGGTCTGTAGCTGGTGAATGTTTTTCAAAGTTTTATGTTCACTTCTTTTAAGTCAATTCTTACTCTATTAAATAGGACAGCTCAGTCCACTGGAAAGTATTGGGTGCATTCCGCGTCTGGGGCAAACACATGTGCAGCAATTGTCATCAGCTGGAGGACCCCGAGATCTGGTCTTCGGTGCTTGTGTAGCCGCTGGCGTCGCTGCGGTGCATTTTTGAGGCTTAGAGCTGCGTGGATAGCATGTTTATAGAGGTgattaccccgcagcttaagagtattCATCCAGAGAGACAAACAGGACCAAGCAGGTATTGTAAGAGTCCCATGCATGAATCGccgtctccaaccagtattctgctctgagtactggtgagggcaataGGGACGCtgcggaatgcagccagagccatgtgcaCGACACGATGGCTGGCTCAGCTGTATCGGGGGGAGGAAGCATAATGGAAGAGCAATAATGGCAGTGGATTCTAGAGTCAGGGGAGCAAACAGGCGTTTTTGCGACTTTCGAcaatccaggatggcatgttgcctcacaTGATTCATGATTAAGGAAGGTagcgagcagttgcaggacattccgAGAGGGGAGGCTGAACAATCAGAGCTCCTCTTCCCCatcagtaccaacgacataggtacaaagcgcgatgaggtcctgcaagtagaTTTTCGGGAGTTAATAGAGAGTTTAAAGAGCATGCCTTCCAAGGTAATAATCTCCCAATTACTTCCGGCGCCATGCTCGAATGAGTAAACAAATAGGAGGATACCGCAGATTAATGCGTGACAGGAGGGATAGTGCAAGGGGCTGGGCTTTATTTTCCTGAGGCCTTGGGATcttttctggtggaggtgggatctCTAAAGACGaactggttgcacctcaacagaactgggATCAGTACCCTCAAAGGAAGATTTGCTCGTACTGTTGGTGAGGGATTGAACTAATCTGGAAGGGTGATGTAAAATTAGAacggggagagtgtggggctgCTCAAAATATTAGGGAGGCTGAGTGCACTAAAATAGTATGGTAATTAGTTTGGGTAAATCTGAGAGGGAATACATGGATATTCCAAGTTGCGGTTACATTGTATGGATGTGAATGCACGAAGTGTAGGAAACAAGGCAaatgaactgcaggcacaaatagacgtATGGGAATATGATATAgtagcaataactgagacctggcacaATGGACAGGAGTGGCtagtaaatattcctggttatgttacaggaaaaatagggaaggaaagagaggtttTGGTGTGGCATTATTGAATAAGGAGAATGTTATCGTGTTGGAGAGGGAGGATAACCTGGATGGGTCAAACACAGAATTTATATGGctagagttgagaaataatagagttgACATCAAACTACAAGATGTATTATATAGAACTTCACAttttgggaaagatatggaggagcaatttAACTGAGCCATAGAGAGAGGAGCAAGAACTCTCAGGAAGTAGAAACGGTGGACTTCAACGATACTAATCTAGACTCGGATTGTAATAGTGTAAATGGCAGAGAGCTGCAGAGTTTCTGATGTGTGTTCAGGACAACTTTTTTGAtcagtatatggatttccaaaagctaTTTTGACAACTTGCCAATAATAGCCTTGCAAGCAAGTTTGAATcccatggaatgaaagggacagtgACATCTTGGATATTATATTGcctgagtgacaggaaacagatcgtcgtggtgaacggttgtttttcggaccgaACGAAAGTAAACAGTGGTGTTCGCCAGgggcggttctaggaccactgattttcttgatatatattcttGACGTCGATGTGGATGCAGAGGGCAGTTGGGAATGCGGTTAATAAtgtttatgggatcttgggcttcataaatttaATTATGTGATACAAAATGTGGTAACTATGATGAAGCGGTATAACACACTGGttctgccccaactggagtactgtggccAATTCTGGACATCGGACTTTCGATAGGATGTGAAGACGGCAAATAGGGTTCAGTGAAGCTTTTGCGAGAATGTTTCAGGAATGAAGgatttcagttatgttgatagtctggagaagcagggattgctcgccttggagcagagaagattgagagcagaATTGATAGCGATCTGCAAATTCACCAGCTatccagatagagtagatagagagaaatggcggaatggtcgagaagcaatgaacacagatttaaggttaatGGCAAAGAAACCAATGTTTTATACGTcgagtggttagtatctggaatgcactgtctgaaagggtggtggaggcagatcaaaagggagtcggataatcatagaagcacagaaatttacagcacggaagcagcccgttttggcccatcgtgtccccgccgccGCCAAACagctatcgagcctaatcccacattGCAGCTCTTACTCCGTAGCCCTGTAACTTAGAGTACTCCAAGAGCACATCCAATATCATTTTTTAATGTGGTttgtgtttctgcctctatcaaccTGTCAGGTAGTTAGGTCCCGACCCCCAccttcctctgggtgaagacatttcctctcataccTCCTCTAATCCTCCCCCAGTTACATAAATTGATGCTCCTTGGATGTTGACACTTCATTCTCTGAATGTGCATTGACGCAAGTGTCATTCGCATATTGTAGTTTGACGACATTGGTTGGGACGGTCTTTTTTCTGGCCgagaggtggcgaaggttgaacaggttcctactggtcctGTGTTCAATTTCCACTCATGtggtgagcttgttgagtgtgaggtggagcattgcagcaagcaagatcgagaagagtgttggcgcgaatGACGCAGCACCGTTTGACCCCGGTGcggacgtgggttgggtctgtgatgggtccgttgttcagaatcccggcttccatgccttcgtggagcatgcagaggatggtgacaaacctttgcggGAACCATTTGATACTGCTCAACaacgtctctcctcagcctcctctgttctaatgcatTCAAACGCAACCAATCCAAACATGCCTAATGGGCAAAACTCTCCAATCCAAGCATCGCTCTTGTAAatcttcttctgtaccctctctagtgcaatcacatctttcatttaatatggagaccagaacttcagGCAGTACTCTAGTActggcctaaatagtgttttattcagttcaaacATAATCTCGCTGCTCTTGTCTTTTATGCCTTAGCTAACAAACGTCAGTATAACAAATGCCTTTTTACCATCGCATCTCATTAACATATAACCTTCAGTggcctgtggacaagcactccaagatccctttgttcctctccacttttcagtaccttaccatttaacgcgtattcacttgcctcgttagccctcctcaaatgcattacctcacaattctccgcattgaattcaattggcatttgttctgcccacctggccaattcgttgatatcttcctgcagtccacagcttttttCTTTATTATCAACCTCACAGCCGATTATAGTATAATGTGAAAACTTCTTATTAATACCCTCTTCATTCAACTCTAAATCTTTGAACATAAAAAGCAAGCGACGTAGTactgagcactgcggaaccccGCTGAAAATAACCTTTCAGTCAAAAAGCACGCATCAACCTTTGCCATTTGCTTCCTGGCACTGAGCATTTTTTGGAtcctacttgccactttgccctggatgggcttttactttcgagaACAATCTGCTTTGTGACACCTTATCAGAATCCTTGCAAAACTCCATAGACACTAcagcaaatgcactgccctcatcgagagttcttgttgcatcctcaaaaaattcaaaaatatcagtcagactcgacctacccttaacaaatccatattgCCAGTCGTTGATTCACCCGGACCTTTCTAAATGAAAGAAATACAGTGCAGGACTACAGAGAAATGGCGAGGTGGTGTGCGACAGGAtgtgagtcggcatgggctcgattggccgaatgggcCTCGTCCATGCTGTAACAATTTTATTATCTGAATCTATGATTTTCTAACGTTTTATAATGATTCATTAATGGACATGATGAATAGATGTGGCTATATCGGATTGCAAAGGTCTACAAAGCCTTTATTGGAGATGCTGCCAGTATTCGTGCGGACAGAAGTTGCACTGACTCAGGAAGCATGTAACGGCCGTCCATGTTTGTGCAGGGCAGGGGTGCCTTTCCAGAAAGGCATGAGAGAGAGTCGTACCCCGCACAGGGAGCCCAgtctagagagtgtgtgagtgtgtgagcgtgtgatccTTCACCCGGATCACTGGCCCATCAGCGAGAGCCGAGTGGAGACAAGCAGTGAGTGACGGTGTTACTATTCGCCCAGATCACTGAATGCTCACGCAGAGCgcattgtagacagtgtgtgagtgagcatattaATGTTGACCCCGATCATGGGTCCCTCACAGCGTGCCCAGTGTTCACAGTTTGTGAGTGAACGTGCTAATATTCAGCCAGAACACTGGTTCCACGCAGTGAGAGCATCTCGATCACAATATCAGGACGCAGGGAGTCGGAGGCAGCAAAGTCTCCGCTGCTTCTCATCTTTTAATGAATTTTACAAACAAAGTTAAGGGATATTtccccacattcttcaactgctctctgaacttagtttgtgtcacgcaataaataacggtgtttgtgcagcagctcagcagctgcagcatgaatccaaaTTCCCTCACATAAGACGGGAGAAATATCTGCCAAGCATCGAACCAGCGCAATGCGCCCCACAGAGAATGCACCATATATACcgaccataacaggatgaaattccccgagataagaagcagtaaaatgatggatttcctgcggCTCTCCATATCTGGGTCTCTGGGACTCTCCACATTGCTGGGactccggagtctcctgcgggctctgctggacactaaaatgtgtctgacggtgagagcattgagcagcactatgatcacaaatgggacacacggggtgaGGATGTAATGCAGGAACTCGATTGTTCCCCAGACCGTCGAAATCATTACTCTGCTTTGTATACGACAAAACCAGGGGTTATTAAATTGCTGATATGCATCTGacagcataaaataccagaaaatatcACTTAAGCAACtcatcacagtcactgttcccagaaccacagccgccgttttcccgctgcaatatttagtcttcagcttctggcagcaaatcgccacaaatcggtcaaaggtgaaagtgacagtgaaccagacagaacagtttgtggctgcATAAACCAGGACAGCGTGAACATTACACACGGGGAGGGAGAACAGGAAATATAAATATCGCCGATAaacaatcggaatgtgcctcaatatcaggtcgaggataatgaccagtagatccgcagCTGCCATGGCCActaggtagcgagtgacacattgagagacaccgcactttccccgagacaggatcacaatcgttactacgttcactgtgaggaagggaaataaacagagaaagtatACCTCAGCTGTGAGCAAGAGCAACAGTTTAATGGAATTTGGGGTGAAAAGTGCAAATCATTATCGAAATGTACATTTTTtggcaataaaattaaggaaaccgcaaagatgttccataaatatattgagaacaaaagtataactaaagaaagggtagtgcATAATACAGACCATGAGTGGAATCTATGTGTGGAGGAAGAAAATGTTGGAATGGTTCTTTTTCAATTCGTTGCATCTATTTTCAGAAAGGAACGGGAAAATACAGATACAGCTATCaacgaggagtgtgaaattctggatgaagtaaacataatgagagatgaggttttaaggggtttagctgctttgatagtagataattccccaggcccggatgaattcCATCCAAGTCTGTTGAGCGAAGTCAAAGacgaaataacagaggccttgaccattattttcccgtCATCTTTGGATTTGTGCCTGGTGCCGGATTAGTGGCGGACTGCTAATGTGCTACCGTTGTTTTAGAAGGGAAAAATAGATAGGCCAAATGATTACAGGGCTGTCAGCCAATCTCagagatgggaaaattattggatacaactacatttggaaaggcaaggattaattaggggcagtcagcacagatttgttaaaggtagGTCATGCTTTTGTTAACGTCCCACATGttagactggtcatgaatgttaaTGCCCATGGGTTCCgggtatccagggcaaagtgaatACATGAATCAAAATTTggattagagataggaagcaaaatgtaatggttgatggatctttttgtgacatgaaggatgtttccactggtgtgcCATAGAGCTCAGTATGGATCTCTTGCTTTCGTGGTAGATATCACTGATCcacatttga
This portion of the Pristiophorus japonicus isolate sPriJap1 unplaced genomic scaffold, sPriJap1.hap1 HAP1_SCAFFOLD_404, whole genome shotgun sequence genome encodes:
- the LOC139250617 gene encoding probable G-protein coupled receptor 139; amino-acid sequence: MLTLNSAGTNILAGSFVSAVGESLNELDGREPENEYKRDEFLSKYYRRVSVRVSPTALTGIRTRLHREAARICILVNWNITTMDWNLTTVNWNVPTMDRSFIWEFDILYEHYNRIPLHIRIELALRAFKYIYYPLLAVVGVPVNVVTIVILSRGKCGVSQCVTRYLVAMAAADLLVIILDLILRHIPIVYRRYLYFLFSLPVCNVHAVLVYAATNCSVWFTVTFTFDRFVAICCQKLKTKYCSGKTAAVVLGTVTVMSCLSDIFWYFMLSDAYQQFNNPWFCRIQSRVMISTVWGTIEFLHYILTPCVPFVIIVLLNALTVRHILVSSRARRRLRSPSNVESPRDPDMESRRKSIILLLLISGNFILLWSVYMVHSLWGALRWFDAWQIFLPSYVREFGFMLQLLSCCTNTVIYCVTQTKFREQLKNVGKYPLTLFVKFIKR